The Danio rerio strain Tuebingen ecotype United States chromosome 10, GRCz12tu, whole genome shotgun sequence genome contains a region encoding:
- the pimr148 gene encoding serine/threonine-protein kinase pim-2-like, giving the protein MSSSSVLSAIQQYSDTMAFSKLINRLKKAFGVKCANEQPCEPLEPTGSTTENHRHLMADDPAVAAGKQAGRQKKRKLKLSPIFFACFSRRRATVVDQLCVQEIHELHAEPISSSKFFCTAVSNLELEVLQPPALDAPADEDLYFKPEVNSFDSAVVIENDSAELHFPEDIESSLSEDSLEQELDSPPSSPSDEDNELPVSQQLITDDICDSALDENSNPPPDQVSQEDSAVKSTADDGTCLDNNDISCRYKLGKQLGEGGFGSVYEGIRIQDGLQVAVKFVQKTPNMQDVSSSCDQPLPLEITLANMASGGSRCSNIIQLLDWQIFENHYVMVMERPSPSMDLEAFLEVSGGVLSEKTAHTIMRQAVYAANVCCYRGVFHRDIKLQNLLVNPDTLEVKLIDFGCGDFMMESAYSIFSGTEAYIPPEFYEKGCYRAKPATVYSLGVLLFTMLHGEFPSAYDLYYLQHDWSKFTLSQECCDMMRACLHEKSECRIPLEEMPYHDWSMLEF; this is encoded by the exons ATGtctagtagttcagtactttctgcgATTCAACAGTACAGTGATACAATGGCATTTTCAAAACTGATTAACCGTCTGAAGAAAGCGTTTGGTGTTAAGTGTGCGAACGAACAACCGTGTGAGCCACTCGAACCCACCGGCAGCACGACAGAGAATCACCGTCATCTGATGGCCGATGACCCGGCCGTCGCTGCAGGAAAACAGGCAGGGAGACAGAAAAAGAGGAAACTCAAATTGTCTCCCATCTTCTTCGCCTGTTTTTCCAGAAGAAGAGCTACTGTTGTTG ATCAGCTATGTGTGCAGGAGATCCACGAACTTCACGCAGAGCCCATCAGTAGCTCTAAATTCTTCTGCACTGCTGTGAGCAACCTGGAGCTGGAAGTTCTCCAACCTCCAGCTCTTGATGCTCCAGCAGACGAAGATTTGTACTTTAAACCTGAAGTGAACAGCTTTGACTCTGCAGTGGTCATTGAGAACGACTCTGCAGAGCTTCACTTCCCAGAAGACATTGAATCCTCCCTCAGTGAGGACAGCCTGGAGCAAGAGCTTGATAGTCCTCCAAGTTCACCATCCGATGAGGACAATGAACTTCCAGTGAGCCAGCAGCTCATAACAGATGACATCTGTGACTCTGCCCTGGATGAAAACTCGAACCCTCCACCGGATCAGGTCTCACAAGAGGACTCTGCTGTGAAGTCTACAGCAGATGatgggacctgcttggacaata ATGACATCAGCTGCCGCTACAAACTCGGAAAGCAGCTTGGTGAAGGAGGTTTCGGCTCCGTGTATGAGGGGATTCGCATACAGGATGGTCTGCAG GTGGCAGTTAAATTTGTCCAGAAGACCCCAAATATGCAAGATGTCAGCTCT tcatgtgaccaGCCACTTCCTCTAGAGATCACCTTGGCAAACATGGCCAGCGGTGGCTCCAGGTGTTCGAACATTATTCAGCTTCTGGACTGGCAGATCTTTGAAAACCATTACGTCATGGTGATGGAGCGGCCTAGTCCAAGCATGGACCTGGAGGCATTCCTTGAAGTCAGCGGAGGAGTCCTCAGTGAGAAAACAGCACATACCATCATGAGGCAAGCTGTTTATGCGGCCAACGTGTGCTGTTACCGCGGGGTGTTCCACCGGGACATTAAGCTTCAAAACCTGCTGGTGAACCCCGACACACTGGAAGTCAAGCTGATCGACTTCGGGTGTGGAGACTTCATGATGGAATCAGCCTACAGTATCTTCTCTG GCACAGAAGCGTACATCCCGCCAGAGTTTTATGAAAAAGGATGCTACCGGGCCAAACCAGCGACGGTCTATTCTCTTGGGGTTCTTCTGTTCACAATGCTCCATGGAGAATTCCCATCAGCGTATGACCTGTACTACCTCCAACATGACTggtccaaatttaccctctctcaag AATGCTGTGATATGATGAGGGCTTGTCTGCATGAGAAATCAGAGTGCAGAATTCCTCTAGAAGAGATGCCTTACCACGACTGGTCCATGCTGGAGTTCTGA